One Neovison vison isolate M4711 chromosome 2, ASM_NN_V1, whole genome shotgun sequence genomic window carries:
- the OXCT2 gene encoding LOW QUALITY PROTEIN: succinyl-CoA:3-ketoacid coenzyme A transferase 2, mitochondrial (The sequence of the model RefSeq protein was modified relative to this genomic sequence to represent the inferred CDS: inserted 14 bases in 10 codons; deleted 2 bases in 1 codon): MIVALHRFARLYTDPMELGKDISDSAKLRVXGFGLCRIPENLIKVLLKTHVKXSSNMGVDDFGLGVLLETKQVPHIIGTEQGRTSACPXQLGLELPPQGTPGEHIPKGCTGVPLFYRPTAYRILVQERGAPITYSXGGHMALKSQCPEVRDFLGDHCLLEHPXLGGFALVKGWKAHCGGNVIFRRSARSSNVPMSKAAETSMMGADEATGVGTSAPKNVQVPNAXYSRVIRREKYEKRIEHLMVQPEEGEKAKCVGDPRARIITQAALEHEDGMCTTWGIGIPLLPSHYISPDVTVHLHCENGILGFLPFPLKEEVDADLITAGEQTVTFPPGGCFFSREDSSVVIRXGHLHLTILGAVQVSCLVTXANRVTPGKKGSGPEGAMDLVSSTKARTVVTMQCHTKDKGPHVLEKCTGPLTXGRCADKAIPKKAAFHVHGKKGPTRIELWDGLMVDDVKKSSGXPFALSPNLRPTQQVAA; the protein is encoded by the exons ATGATTGTAGCCCTTCATCGGTTCGCCAGATTGTACACGGACCCCATGGAGCTTGGGAAAGACATCTCCGACAGTGCCAAGCTCAGGG ATGGCTTTGGGCTCTGCAGGATTCCAGAGAACCTGATAAAGGTGCTGCTCAAGACACATGTCA GAAGCAGCAACATGGGGGTGGACGACTTTGGGCTGGGTGTTCTCTTGGAGACCAAGCAGGTCCCCCATATCATCGGCACTGAGCAGGGGAGAACCAGTGCCTGTCC GCAGCTGGGGCTGGAGCTGCCACCCCAGGGCACCCCGGGGGAGCACATCCCTAAGGGGTGCACAGGAGTGCCCCTGTTCTACAGGCCGACAGCCTACAGGATCCTGGTGCAGGAAAGAGGTGCCCCCATCACGTACT CAGGAGGCCACATGGCCCTCAAGAGCCAGTGCCCAGAGGTGAGGGACTTTCTCGGGGACCACTGTCTTCTGGAGCATCC TCTTGGCGGGTTTGCTTTGGTGAAAGGGTGGAAGGCCCACTGCGGAGGAAACGTTATCTTCAGAAGAAGCGCCAGGAGTTCCAACGTGCCCATGAGCAAAGCTGCAGAAACCTCCATGATGGGGGCAGACGAAGCTACAGGTGTGGGCACGTCTGCCCCCAAAAACGTCCAGGTTCCTAACG GATACAGCCGCGTCATCCGGAGGGAAAAGTATGAGAAAAGAATTGAACATCTCATGGTGCAGCCAGAGGAAGGTGAAAAAGCCAAGTGTGTGGGTGACCCCAGGGCCCGGATCATCACACAGGCAGCTCTTGAACACGAGGATGGCATGTGCACCACCTGGGGCATAGGAATCCCACTCCTGCCCAGCCACTACATCAGCCCGGATGTAACTGTTCATCTTCACTGTGAAAATGGGATCCTGGGCTTCCTTCCGTTTCCATTAAAAGAGGAGGTGGATGCAGATCTCATCACTGCGGGTGAGCAGACGGTCACATTTCCCCCCGGGGGA TGTTTTTTCTCCCGCGAAGACTCGTCTGTAGTAATTC GGGGACACCTCCACCTCACCATACTGGGAGCCGTACAGGTTTCCTGTCTGGTGAC GGCTAACCGGGTCACCCCCGGTAAGAAGGGGAGCGGCCCGGAGGGAGCCATGGATTTGGTGTCCAGCACCAAGGCCAGAACGGTGGTCACCATGCAATGCCACACCAAGGACAAGGGACCCCACGTCTTGGAGAAATGCACTGGGCCGCTGAC AGGGCGCTGTGCGGACAAAGCCATCCCCAAGAAGGCTGCGTTCCACGTGCACGGGAAGAAAGGCCCCACGCGGATCGAACTCTGGGATGGCCTGATGGTGGACGACGTCAAAAAGAGCTCGG AGCCCTTTGCCCTGTCCCCAAACCTCAGACCCACACAGCAGGTGGCAGCCTGA